One Pygocentrus nattereri isolate fPygNat1 chromosome 23, fPygNat1.pri, whole genome shotgun sequence genomic window carries:
- the LOC108412848 gene encoding cystatin-B-like: protein MSKIGGIGSEMSATPEVQQICDEVKPQVEQKTSRTFEVFVAKSFATQVVSGMNYFIKVQVGGEEYAHLKVFQSLPHAGHKLELLSVQTGKTLDEPIVYF from the exons ATGTCCAAAATTGGAGGTATCGGATCAGAGATGTCCGCGACCCCTGAGGTCCAGCAGATCTGCGACGAG GTGAAGCCGCAGGTGGAGCAGAAAACTTCCAGGACCTTTGAGGTTTTTGTCGCCAAATCATTCGCCACCCAAGTTGTGTCTGGAATGAACTACTTCATCAAG gtGCAGGTGGGTGGGGAGGAGTACGCTCACCTgaaggtgttccagtctctccCTCACGCTGGACACAAACTGGAACTGCTCAGTGTCCAAACTGGAAAGACTCTTGATGAGCCCATCGTCTACTTCTGA
- the LOC108412843 gene encoding cystatin-B-like, with product MASNPEPATDAIQSYCEAVKRRVETSTGKKHDVYTAKTYISKPGDQIIYMVKVHVGGDNYYHLKLTRSSAGHLYKVQLLSLQTGKRLNDPLQL from the exons ATGGCTAGCAATCCGGAGCCCGCCACCGATGCCATCCAGTCTTACTGTGAGGCG GTGAAGCGCAGAGTGGAGACAAGCACTGGGAAGAAACATGATGTCTACACAGCAAAAACCTACATCAGTAAACCTGGGGATCAAATCATCTACATGGTTAAG GTTCATGTTGGTGGAGACAATTACTATCATCTGAAGCTGACGAGGTCCTCCGCTGGACATTTGTATAAAGTGCAACTGCTCTCTCTCCAAACTGGCAAGAGGCTGAACGATCCACTTCAGTTGTGA